Proteins encoded in a region of the Oikeobacillus pervagus genome:
- a CDS encoding spore germination protein, with protein MTEEVHKKAPIPKDLDKLEEIMKKRVGLKKSFDLGVRKLKILKKDVHLYYVNGLSDSMMIIELMEELVEINDHEKMSTHLGGIVANRIVHQSVEPVDTIDEMVDQVLSGLLAVLVEGEQKALIVDVRSYPGRQPEEPDTEKVVRGSRDGYVENIIVNTALTRRRIRDERLRFEILKVGERSKTDIAIGYIEDIADPSLIEVIKKELESINIDGITMADKTIEEFLVKQGYNPFPLVRYTERADIGATHLLEGHVLIFVDTSPSVIITPTTYFHHVQHAEEYRQSAAVGTFVRWTRFIGLFISIFLLPLWFLVVLEPSLLPEKINFIGPNEQSRIPIVLQLFLSDLGVEFLRIAAIHTPTPLSTAMGLIAAVLIGQIAIDVGLFVPEVILYVAIASMGTFATPSYELSIANKLVRLMLLILVALFKVPGFVIGTTLFILYLVRIRSLNTPYLWPFLPFNPAAFMQIIVRRSVPGSKIRPSIVHPRNRTKQPLKSS; from the coding sequence ATGACAGAAGAAGTTCACAAAAAGGCGCCCATACCTAAAGATTTAGATAAGTTAGAGGAAATCATGAAGAAACGAGTCGGCCTAAAAAAGAGCTTTGATTTAGGCGTTCGAAAGTTGAAAATTCTTAAAAAAGATGTCCATTTGTATTATGTGAATGGATTATCAGATTCGATGATGATTATAGAGTTAATGGAAGAACTCGTGGAAATCAATGATCATGAAAAAATGTCCACACATTTAGGGGGAATTGTAGCGAACCGAATCGTTCATCAATCAGTGGAACCTGTTGATACGATTGATGAAATGGTCGATCAAGTATTATCGGGTTTATTAGCGGTGTTAGTTGAGGGAGAACAAAAAGCTCTCATTGTCGATGTTCGCAGTTATCCCGGTCGCCAACCAGAGGAACCAGATACAGAAAAAGTAGTAAGAGGTTCTAGGGATGGATATGTTGAAAATATTATCGTGAATACGGCCTTAACAAGAAGAAGAATTAGAGATGAACGTTTAAGGTTTGAAATCCTAAAAGTAGGGGAAAGGTCTAAAACAGATATCGCGATCGGTTATATTGAAGATATCGCCGATCCAAGCTTAATTGAAGTCATTAAGAAAGAATTGGAAAGTATTAACATTGACGGGATTACAATGGCTGATAAGACGATAGAAGAATTTCTTGTAAAGCAGGGGTATAATCCTTTTCCACTTGTTCGCTATACCGAAAGAGCAGATATAGGAGCGACTCATCTACTAGAAGGACATGTACTGATCTTTGTCGATACATCGCCTAGTGTTATCATCACTCCGACGACTTATTTTCATCATGTTCAACATGCAGAGGAATATCGTCAATCGGCAGCGGTCGGGACATTTGTTAGGTGGACGAGGTTTATCGGTCTTTTTATTTCGATATTCTTATTGCCACTGTGGTTTTTAGTCGTCTTAGAACCTTCATTACTCCCGGAGAAAATTAACTTTATTGGCCCAAATGAACAATCTCGTATTCCAATCGTCCTTCAGCTTTTTTTATCTGACCTAGGGGTCGAATTTTTAAGAATAGCGGCCATCCATACCCCTACACCGCTTTCGACAGCCATGGGGTTAATCGCCGCTGTGTTAATTGGACAAATTGCCATAGATGTAGGTTTGTTTGTTCCTGAGGTGATTCTTTATGTCGCGATTGCCTCAATGGGGACATTTGCTACTCCTAGCTATGAATTAAGTATTGCGAATAAGTTAGTGAGATTAATGTTATTAATCCTTGTGGCGCTTTTCAAAGTTCCAGGGTTTGTGATTGGAACGACATTATTTATTTTATATTTAGTCCGTATCCGTTCTTTAAACACTCCATATTTATGGCCGTTTCTTCCATTCAACCCGGCAGCATTTATGCAGATTATCGTGAGACGGTCTGTACCAGGTTCGAAAATAAGACCAAGTATTGTTCACCCGCGGAATAGGACGAAACAACCTTTAAAATCATCCTAA
- a CDS encoding stage V sporulation protein AE — MKRKRKVIIVTDGDEYARRAIETVARQMGARCISRSAGNPTLLTGAEIVHFIKKAACDPVFVMFDDSGWIGEGPGEEALKYVVNHGDIEVLGALAVASNTHQAEWTKVDISMDRTGELTHFGVDKFGVPEMDIGRINGDTVYCLDRLPIPIIVGIGDIGKMTKKDHYLNGSQITKKAVDILLERSGYDDRRSSQKGAHT, encoded by the coding sequence ATGAAACGAAAACGTAAGGTGATTATTGTGACAGATGGAGATGAATATGCAAGGCGTGCAATTGAAACGGTTGCGAGACAAATGGGGGCAAGATGTATTTCTCGTTCCGCTGGTAATCCAACGTTACTTACGGGAGCTGAAATCGTCCATTTCATTAAAAAAGCTGCTTGTGACCCAGTATTCGTCATGTTTGATGATAGCGGATGGATTGGGGAGGGGCCTGGTGAGGAAGCATTGAAATATGTTGTGAACCATGGGGATATAGAAGTATTAGGTGCCTTGGCAGTTGCATCCAACACTCATCAAGCAGAATGGACGAAAGTGGATATAAGTATGGATCGAACTGGGGAATTGACCCATTTTGGTGTAGATAAATTTGGAGTTCCTGAGATGGACATTGGTCGAATTAACGGGGATACAGTGTATTGCCTGGACCGGCTACCGATTCCGATAATCGTCGGAATAGGAGATATAGGAAAAATGACAAAAAAAGACCACTATCTAAATGGATCACAGATCACAAAAAAAGCAGTAGATATCCTATTAGAAAGGAGCGGTTATGATGACAGAAGAAGTTCACAAAAAGGCGCCCATACCTAA
- a CDS encoding stage V sporulation protein AB produces the protein MTIKILLVMFVGFAGGIAVGSGFVAFFTVLGVLPRLTQLTKTMKMIRHYEWSVVIGAMVGCWLSFTPITFNLTSFILVPIGLASGVFVGLLAAALTEVINVLPILAKRIGVHDQIVFLLMAIALGKVFGSLFQWIYFVKHTN, from the coding sequence ATGACAATTAAAATACTGCTAGTAATGTTTGTTGGATTTGCTGGTGGGATTGCAGTAGGGAGTGGGTTTGTAGCTTTTTTTACCGTTCTTGGAGTGTTACCAAGATTAACTCAATTAACGAAAACAATGAAAATGATTCGCCACTATGAATGGTCTGTTGTAATAGGGGCTATGGTTGGTTGTTGGTTAAGCTTCACCCCCATCACATTTAATCTGACCTCCTTTATCCTCGTCCCCATTGGTCTTGCTAGTGGTGTTTTTGTTGGACTGCTTGCAGCCGCTTTAACAGAAGTCATCAATGTTCTGCCTATTTTAGCGAAAAGAATAGGTGTTCATGATCAAATCGTGTTTTTATTAATGGCCATTGCTTTAGGAAAGGTTTTTGGTTCCTTATTCCAATGGATTTATTTTGTAAAACACACGAATTAG
- a CDS encoding stage V sporulation protein AA, whose translation MEASVHLRMRHRVQMRPNGKVFLKDLAQIVAPDRYLKKLQNIFIYEIQPEDHNIIVIDAIRVLKAITDTLPQIDIQLVGPSQTIIEIIYQKKKVSVPFFILVWFTLFIGAGLTIMNFHEDVSMQKVQIQLYEMMTGEKNIRPLIFQIPYSIGLGLGMILFFNHVFKKRINEEPSPLEVEMFNYQQDLDHYVVMNENKESMKTLHDN comes from the coding sequence ATGGAAGCATCCGTACATTTACGAATGAGACATCGGGTTCAAATGAGACCAAACGGAAAGGTCTTTTTAAAAGATCTTGCTCAAATTGTTGCTCCTGATCGGTATCTAAAGAAATTACAGAATATCTTTATTTATGAAATTCAACCTGAGGATCATAACATCATCGTGATTGATGCAATAAGGGTTTTAAAAGCGATAACCGACACGCTCCCGCAAATCGATATTCAATTGGTTGGACCCTCACAAACCATTATTGAAATTATCTATCAAAAGAAAAAAGTGTCTGTTCCTTTTTTTATTCTTGTTTGGTTCACTTTATTCATTGGAGCGGGTCTAACGATCATGAATTTTCACGAAGATGTAAGCATGCAAAAAGTTCAAATTCAACTATATGAAATGATGACAGGGGAGAAAAACATTCGACCTTTAATTTTTCAAATCCCGTATTCCATCGGGCTTGGACTAGGAATGATTTTATTCTTTAATCATGTGTTTAAGAAGCGTATTAATGAAGAACCAAGCCCACTTGAAGTTGAAATGTTTAACTACCAGCAAGACTTAGATCATTATGTTGTCATGAATGAAAATAAGGAAAGTATGAAAACACTCCATGACAATTAA
- the sigF gene encoding RNA polymerase sporulation sigma factor SigF, with product MDLELKNNKEKTPILKDHEVKDLIKKSQEGDQESRDLLVQRNMRLVWSVVQRFLNRGYEPDDLFQIGCIGLLKSVDKFDLSYDVKFSTYAVPMIIGEIQRFIRDDGTVKVSRSLKEMGNRIRKAKDELTKKFGRVPTINELANFLEISPEEIVMAQEASRAPSSIHETVYENDGDPITLLDQIADQNDHQWFDKIALKEAIRELDERERLIVYLRYYKDQTQSEVAERLGISQVQVSRLEKKILVQMKERMNHS from the coding sequence ATGGATTTAGAACTGAAAAATAATAAGGAAAAAACCCCTATATTAAAAGATCATGAAGTCAAGGATTTAATCAAGAAAAGCCAAGAAGGAGATCAGGAATCAAGGGACCTGCTCGTCCAAAGAAATATGAGACTTGTTTGGTCTGTCGTACAGCGTTTCTTAAATCGAGGTTATGAGCCAGATGATCTTTTTCAAATTGGATGTATAGGATTATTAAAATCAGTCGATAAATTTGATTTGTCCTATGATGTAAAGTTTTCAACCTATGCTGTCCCGATGATTATTGGGGAAATTCAGCGATTTATTCGAGATGATGGAACGGTCAAGGTCAGCAGGTCTTTAAAAGAAATGGGAAACCGAATTAGAAAGGCAAAAGATGAACTCACAAAGAAATTTGGCCGTGTTCCGACCATTAATGAACTGGCTAACTTTCTAGAAATTTCTCCCGAAGAAATTGTGATGGCCCAGGAAGCGAGTCGTGCTCCATCCTCTATACATGAAACGGTATATGAAAATGATGGGGATCCAATTACATTATTAGATCAAATTGCCGACCAAAATGATCATCAATGGTTTGACAAAATTGCCTTAAAAGAGGCCATCAGGGAATTAGATGAACGTGAACGTCTGATCGTTTATTTACGATATTATAAAGATCAGACACAATCTGAAGTGGCAGAACGTTTAGGAATCTCGCAAGTGCAAGTTTCTAGATTAGAAAAGAAAATTCTTGTTCAAATGAAAGAACGCATGAACCATTCATAG
- the spoIIAB gene encoding anti-sigma F factor: MRNEMSIQFSALSQNESFARVTVAAFIAQLDPTVDELTEIKTVVSEAVTNAIIHGYESNPVGIVYISVVLEENCIDMVIRDEGVGISDVDEARQPLYTTKPELERSGMGFTIMENFMDEVEVTSQQGAGTTIRLKKHLATSKALLY; the protein is encoded by the coding sequence ATGAGAAATGAAATGAGTATCCAATTTAGTGCTTTAAGTCAAAATGAATCATTTGCACGAGTTACCGTAGCGGCCTTTATTGCCCAGCTGGATCCCACTGTGGATGAATTAACAGAAATCAAAACAGTGGTTTCTGAGGCGGTAACCAATGCGATTATCCATGGATATGAAAGTAACCCAGTTGGAATCGTCTATATTTCTGTTGTCCTTGAAGAAAATTGCATTGACATGGTAATACGTGATGAAGGGGTTGGGATTTCCGATGTGGATGAAGCTAGACAACCTTTATATACAACAAAGCCGGAATTAGAGCGTTCAGGTATGGGATTTACAATCATGGAGAATTTTATGGACGAAGTAGAAGTCACATCGCAACAAGGTGCAGGCACCACTATTCGGCTAAAAAAGCATTTAGCGACAAGTAAAGCGCTTTTGTATTAA
- the spoIIAA gene encoding anti-sigma F factor antagonist, with protein MSLTIDMEVKEDVLCIRLSGELDHHTAENLRTRATETIENHEIRHIVLNLEQLSFMDSSGLGVILGRYKQIKQKHGEMVVCAISPAVQRLFEMSGLFKIIRMEPSEANALERLGVA; from the coding sequence GTGAGTCTTACTATTGACATGGAAGTAAAAGAGGATGTTCTTTGTATTCGATTAAGTGGTGAACTAGATCACCATACAGCGGAAAATTTGCGCACAAGGGCAACAGAGACAATTGAAAATCATGAAATCCGTCATATTGTCTTAAACCTTGAGCAATTGTCTTTTATGGATAGTTCAGGGTTAGGGGTTATTTTAGGAAGATATAAACAAATTAAACAAAAACACGGGGAAATGGTTGTATGTGCAATCTCTCCTGCCGTTCAACGATTGTTTGAAATGTCGGGTCTATTCAAAATCATTCGTATGGAACCTTCAGAGGCGAATGCTTTAGAACGATTGGGGGTTGCTTAA
- a CDS encoding D-alanyl-D-alanine carboxypeptidase family protein, whose protein sequence is MKRFVYGFMAMVVTFFFLTPLTHAEEKQSEQKSVELADKAKSAILMERDTGAILYDKNSDERLAPASMTKIMTMILIMEAIQKGNIKWDEKVRTSEYAASMGGSQIFLEPGEEMTVKEMLQAIAIGSANDASVAMAEHISGSEEEFIDMMNKKVKELGLKNTKFKNPTGLPVDGHYSSAYDMAIMAKELLKYKDITQFTGMYESYLRDETEKKFWLVNTNKLVKFYPGVDGLKTGFTSEAKYCLTATAKKNNMRVVAVIFGADTPKERNAQITKMLDYSFSKYQTHPLYKSGEVLGEVKVSKGKVNKVKAKTDSSVSVLTKKGEKPNKLQKKIKIMENVKAPIQKGDKIGELIIKKEGKTLSKTPLIADQNVKVASWWQLYKKSFSMFTKMES, encoded by the coding sequence ATGAAACGGTTTGTTTATGGATTTATGGCAATGGTCGTAACATTCTTTTTTTTAACCCCACTCACACATGCGGAAGAGAAACAAAGTGAGCAGAAATCGGTTGAGCTTGCAGATAAAGCGAAATCGGCAATCTTAATGGAAAGAGATACAGGGGCAATTCTTTATGATAAAAATAGTGACGAACGATTGGCTCCTGCCTCCATGACAAAAATTATGACTATGATTCTCATCATGGAAGCTATTCAAAAGGGGAATATTAAATGGGACGAGAAAGTCCGCACTAGTGAATATGCAGCATCTATGGGAGGATCCCAAATATTCCTCGAGCCAGGGGAAGAAATGACCGTTAAAGAAATGTTGCAAGCAATCGCGATCGGTTCAGCAAATGATGCATCTGTTGCGATGGCGGAGCATATTTCAGGTAGTGAAGAAGAGTTTATAGACATGATGAATAAAAAAGTAAAAGAACTAGGTTTAAAAAATACGAAATTCAAAAACCCAACAGGTCTACCAGTCGATGGACATTATAGCTCAGCTTACGATATGGCCATTATGGCAAAGGAACTATTGAAGTATAAGGACATTACCCAGTTTACTGGTATGTATGAGTCTTATTTACGTGATGAAACAGAGAAAAAGTTTTGGCTTGTGAATACAAATAAATTGGTGAAATTTTATCCAGGGGTTGACGGATTAAAAACCGGTTTTACTAGCGAAGCGAAATATTGTTTAACCGCAACGGCGAAGAAAAATAATATGCGTGTCGTCGCTGTCATTTTTGGGGCAGATACTCCGAAAGAACGAAATGCCCAAATCACTAAAATGCTTGATTATTCTTTTTCTAAATATCAAACTCACCCCCTGTATAAAAGTGGGGAAGTATTAGGTGAAGTGAAAGTTTCAAAAGGAAAAGTGAATAAAGTAAAAGCGAAAACGGACAGCAGTGTTTCAGTATTAACGAAAAAAGGAGAAAAACCTAATAAACTGCAAAAGAAAATCAAAATAATGGAAAATGTAAAAGCTCCTATCCAAAAAGGGGATAAAATTGGGGAACTAATTATCAAAAAAGAAGGAAAAACTCTTTCGAAGACCCCATTAATAGCTGATCAGAATGTGAAAGTAGCGAGTTGGTGGCAACTATACAAAAAATCGTTCAGCATGTTTACCAAAATGGAATCATAA
- a CDS encoding pyrimidine-nucleoside phosphorylase: MRIVDIIERKRDGQQLSTEEIQFVIDGVTTASIPDYQISALLMAIYFQGMNERERADLTMAMVRSGDQIDLSEIKGIKVDKHSTGGVGDTTTLVLGPLVASVGVPVAKMSGRGLGHTGGTIDKLESIDGFHVEIDNRQFIQLVNENKLAVIGQSGNLTPADKKLYALRDVTATVNSIPLIASSIMSKKIAAGADAIVLDVKTGAGAFMKTLEDSRELAKAMVKIGNNVRRKTMAIISDMSQPLGYAIGNALEVKEAIDTLKGEGPEDLTELCLILGSHMVVLSEKADNLNEARSLLEQAMKDGSALQTLKTFLQAQGGDSSIVDYPEKLPQAKYKIEIPALGDGYVSSMMADHIGTAAMWLGAGRATKDSVIDLAVGLHLNKKIGDQVKKGDSLVTIYSNQEDIKQVKEKLYQSITISKEKPPVPTLIYEEITE, translated from the coding sequence ATGAGAATAGTCGATATTATTGAAAGAAAACGAGACGGCCAACAACTATCCACTGAGGAAATTCAATTTGTGATTGATGGAGTCACAACCGCTTCTATTCCTGATTATCAAATTAGTGCTTTATTAATGGCCATTTACTTTCAAGGGATGAATGAAAGAGAACGTGCAGATTTGACAATGGCTATGGTACGATCCGGTGATCAAATTGATTTATCAGAAATAAAGGGCATCAAAGTGGATAAACATTCTACGGGAGGAGTTGGGGACACCACGACCCTTGTGCTTGGTCCCCTTGTAGCTTCTGTGGGAGTCCCTGTAGCGAAAATGAGTGGACGGGGTCTTGGGCATACAGGTGGAACGATCGATAAATTAGAATCTATTGACGGTTTCCATGTTGAAATCGATAATCGCCAGTTTATTCAACTCGTCAATGAAAATAAGCTCGCGGTCATTGGGCAGAGTGGAAATTTAACACCAGCGGACAAAAAATTATATGCTTTACGAGATGTAACGGCGACAGTAAATAGCATTCCTTTAATTGCGAGCTCCATTATGAGTAAAAAAATTGCAGCAGGGGCTGATGCCATTGTTCTTGATGTGAAAACAGGTGCAGGTGCTTTTATGAAAACATTAGAGGATTCAAGAGAACTTGCAAAAGCCATGGTGAAGATCGGGAATAATGTCAGACGTAAAACAATGGCCATCATTTCAGACATGAGTCAACCACTCGGATATGCGATTGGGAATGCTTTAGAAGTAAAGGAAGCAATCGATACACTAAAAGGAGAAGGCCCAGAGGATTTAACAGAGCTTTGTTTAATTTTAGGAAGCCATATGGTCGTTCTATCTGAGAAGGCTGATAATCTGAATGAGGCAAGATCCTTATTAGAGCAGGCGATGAAAGATGGATCTGCCTTACAAACATTAAAAACCTTTTTACAAGCCCAAGGTGGGGATAGCTCGATTGTTGACTACCCGGAAAAACTTCCACAGGCAAAATATAAAATTGAGATTCCTGCGTTAGGTGATGGTTATGTTTCTAGTATGATGGCTGATCATATCGGCACTGCGGCGATGTGGCTAGGAGCCGGGAGAGCAACAAAGGATTCCGTCATTGATCTCGCAGTCGGATTGCATTTAAATAAGAAAATAGGAGATCAGGTGAAAAAAGGGGACTCACTCGTTACAATATACAGCAATCAAGAAGATATCAAGCAAGTGAAGGAAAAACTTTATCAAAGCATCACCATTTCCAAAGAAAAGCCCCCCGTCCCAACACTCATCTATGAAGAAATAACCGAATAA
- a CDS encoding purine-nucleoside phosphorylase, with translation MNFDQINQARQFLQTKYRQTPSIGLILGSGLGVLADEIENPVKIPYEKIPNFPVSTVEGHAGQLVFGEIKGKEVLAMQGRFHYYEGYPFEQVTFPIRVMKTLGVKTLIVTNAAGGVNESFEPGDLMIITDHINQMGGNPLIGSNDSRLGPRFPDMSEAYNKELIQLAKSIAEKIGLKVRDGVYVGNTGPSYETPAEVRMARYLGGDAVGMSTVPEVIVARHAGLKVLGISCISNMAAGILDQPLTHDEVIETTEKVRNDFLTYVKEIIQKIE, from the coding sequence ATGAATTTTGATCAAATCAATCAAGCTCGTCAGTTTTTGCAAACAAAATACAGACAAACTCCAAGTATAGGGCTGATTCTTGGTTCAGGGCTTGGAGTACTTGCTGATGAAATAGAAAATCCAGTGAAAATACCTTACGAAAAGATTCCAAACTTCCCTGTCTCAACAGTGGAGGGGCATGCAGGTCAACTCGTCTTTGGAGAAATAAAAGGAAAAGAAGTATTGGCCATGCAAGGGCGCTTTCATTACTATGAAGGGTATCCATTTGAACAGGTGACATTTCCGATAAGAGTGATGAAAACATTAGGAGTCAAAACTCTAATCGTCACGAATGCAGCAGGAGGGGTCAATGAATCATTTGAACCAGGTGATTTAATGATTATAACCGATCATATTAATCAAATGGGAGGGAACCCTCTGATCGGTTCAAATGATTCTCGATTAGGACCAAGATTTCCAGATATGTCTGAAGCCTATAACAAAGAACTCATTCAATTGGCAAAGTCCATTGCGGAGAAAATCGGATTAAAGGTGCGTGATGGAGTTTATGTTGGAAATACAGGTCCATCGTATGAAACTCCTGCAGAAGTCCGCATGGCCCGTTATTTAGGCGGGGATGCTGTTGGAATGTCAACTGTGCCAGAAGTAATTGTGGCGCGACATGCAGGATTAAAAGTATTGGGGATTTCTTGTATTTCTAATATGGCTGCAGGAATCCTAGATCAACCGTTAACGCATGATGAAGTGATCGAAACAACAGAGAAAGTCCGAAATGATTTCTTAACGTATGTGAAAGAAATCATTCAGAAAATAGAATAA
- the deoB gene encoding phosphopentomutase, with product MGKFTYNRIHLIVMDSVGIGEAPDAGKFNDQGADTLGHIAEHMKGLNLPNMAKLGLSNIREIKGVPKVEKPLAYYTKMQEASNGKDTMTGHWEIMGLRIDTPFQVFPEGFPAELIDQLEEKTGRKVIGNKPASGTAILDELGKEHMETGAIIVYTSADSVLQIAAHEEIVPLDELYSICKIARELTLNEKYMVGRVIARPFIGEPGNFTRTSNRHDYALKPFGRTVMNELKDRGFDCIALGKISDIYDGEGVTQAIRTKSNMDGMDQFISVFDQDFTGLSFINLVDFDAMYGHRRNPKGYGEALEEFDARLPEVFDKMTKEDLLIITADHGNDPVHHGTDHTREFVPLLVYSPTLKGGNELPIRQTFADIGATIADNFQVSMPKYGKSFLEDLK from the coding sequence ATGGGAAAATTTACATATAATCGAATTCACCTAATCGTAATGGATTCAGTTGGAATTGGAGAAGCACCAGATGCCGGTAAGTTCAATGATCAAGGTGCCGATACTCTCGGTCATATTGCTGAACATATGAAAGGCTTAAATTTGCCCAATATGGCTAAGCTTGGCCTATCCAATATTCGTGAAATTAAAGGAGTTCCGAAAGTGGAAAAACCGCTAGCTTACTATACAAAAATGCAAGAGGCCTCAAATGGGAAAGACACTATGACAGGCCATTGGGAAATCATGGGGCTTAGAATTGACACCCCTTTCCAAGTGTTCCCTGAAGGATTTCCCGCTGAACTTATTGATCAATTGGAAGAGAAGACAGGACGAAAAGTAATCGGAAATAAACCAGCAAGTGGAACGGCTATTTTGGATGAACTAGGAAAAGAACATATGGAAACAGGAGCCATTATTGTGTATACATCTGCTGATTCTGTGTTACAGATTGCAGCCCACGAAGAGATCGTTCCATTGGATGAATTGTATTCCATTTGTAAAATTGCTAGAGAGCTAACATTAAATGAAAAATATATGGTAGGCCGGGTGATCGCTCGTCCGTTTATCGGTGAGCCAGGGAATTTTACGAGAACTTCGAATCGTCACGATTACGCCTTAAAGCCATTTGGAAGAACGGTCATGAATGAATTGAAAGATCGTGGGTTTGATTGTATCGCCCTTGGGAAAATTTCTGATATTTATGATGGGGAAGGAGTAACACAAGCCATTCGAACTAAATCCAATATGGACGGAATGGATCAATTTATTTCTGTATTTGATCAGGATTTCACTGGTCTTAGTTTTATAAATTTAGTGGATTTTGATGCGATGTATGGTCATCGCCGCAATCCTAAAGGGTATGGGGAAGCGTTGGAGGAATTTGATGCGCGGCTACCAGAAGTATTTGATAAAATGACAAAAGAAGATTTATTAATCATTACGGCCGATCATGGGAATGACCCGGTTCATCATGGAACAGACCACACTCGTGAATTTGTACCGCTTCTCGTCTATTCACCGACATTAAAAGGTGGAAATGAGTTGCCAATTCGACAAACCTTTGCGGACATCGGAGCCACAATCGCCGATAATTTCCAAGTAAGTATGCCAAAATACGGAAAAAGTTTTTTGGAAGATTTGAAATAA
- the xerD gene encoding site-specific tyrosine recombinase XerD — protein MNDQLQDFIHFMVVEKGLAKNTVISYERDLKHYIQYLKNVEQLSSLNEVSRVHILQFLNHLKSQQKSVKTIARHIASIRSFHQFLLREKAVDQDPTVHIETPQMERTLPKVLNLAEVEALLSTPDRSNPYGIRDEAMLELLYGTGIRVSELVGLNIENVHTTMGFVRCIGKGNKERIIPIGQTAISVMENYLQNARPKIISNKNSTEALFLNHHGKRLTRQGFWKILKGLAQKANIEKRLTPHTLRHSFATHLLENGADLRAVQEMLGHADISTTQIYTHVTKTRLREVYKKFHPRA, from the coding sequence ATGAATGATCAATTACAAGACTTCATTCATTTTATGGTAGTAGAAAAAGGATTGGCAAAGAACACAGTGATTTCCTATGAGCGAGATTTGAAACATTACATTCAATACTTAAAAAACGTCGAACAATTATCCTCTTTAAATGAAGTGTCAAGGGTGCATATTTTACAGTTTTTAAATCATTTAAAATCCCAGCAAAAATCAGTCAAGACGATTGCAAGACATATTGCCTCTATTCGGTCATTTCATCAGTTTTTACTACGGGAAAAAGCAGTGGATCAAGACCCTACTGTTCACATTGAAACACCACAAATGGAGCGAACTCTACCAAAAGTGTTAAATTTGGCAGAAGTTGAGGCACTGTTATCAACGCCTGATCGATCAAACCCCTATGGAATTCGAGACGAAGCAATGCTTGAACTTTTATATGGGACAGGGATACGTGTGAGTGAATTAGTAGGCTTGAATATTGAAAATGTGCATACGACGATGGGATTCGTTCGTTGTATTGGAAAAGGGAATAAAGAAAGAATTATTCCAATTGGCCAAACTGCGATTTCAGTGATGGAAAATTATTTACAAAATGCTCGGCCTAAGATCATATCGAACAAAAATTCAACAGAAGCTCTATTTCTAAACCATCATGGAAAACGATTGACAAGACAGGGATTCTGGAAAATTTTAAAAGGGCTTGCCCAAAAGGCCAATATTGAAAAAAGGCTTACCCCTCACACTTTGAGACATTCATTTGCGACCCATTTACTAGAAAATGGGGCAGACCTTCGAGCGGTACAAGAGATGCTAGGACATGCCGATATTTCTACCACCCAAATTTATACACATGTAACCAAAACAAGATTACGGGAAGTTTATAAAAAATTTCATCCTCGTGCTTAA
- a CDS encoding YqzK family protein: protein MKILWQMFKVFILFTGCTTLFYYGMIWINQEYENYHRYEEPEGSAVKVYQSLNEDPPNWVDRLLLFYLDGE, encoded by the coding sequence ATGAAAATTTTATGGCAAATGTTTAAGGTGTTTATCCTTTTTACAGGATGCACGACATTATTTTATTATGGTATGATATGGATAAATCAAGAATATGAGAATTATCACCGCTATGAAGAGCCGGAGGGATCAGCGGTGAAGGTATATCAATCTTTAAATGAAGATCCCCCTAATTGGGTGGATCGATTATTACTTTTTTATTTAGATGGGGAGTAA